In one window of Microbacterium profundi DNA:
- a CDS encoding ribbon-helix-helix domain-containing protein, with amino-acid sequence MSENNPVAEPSATSSPVRTLAVRITDDLRAQLDVIAQLNDRSVTEEIRLALESWIQTSKSDPNVLQRAETVRAEIEREAKTKQSAIEAIFGGTGAKASRAKSGSA; translated from the coding sequence ATGAGTGAGAACAACCCCGTCGCCGAACCATCGGCGACATCCAGTCCGGTGCGAACCCTCGCGGTGCGCATCACGGACGACCTGCGGGCGCAGTTGGACGTCATCGCCCAGCTCAACGACCGCAGCGTCACCGAAGAGATCCGGCTCGCGCTGGAGTCCTGGATTCAGACCAGCAAGTCCGATCCCAACGTGCTCCAGCGTGCCGAGACGGTCAGGGCCGAGATCGAACGCGAGGCGAAGACCAAGCAGAGCGCGATCGAGGCCATCTTCGGTGGCACGGGAGCGAAAGCGTCGCGTGCCAAGTCGGGCTCTGCCTGA
- a CDS encoding DUF3846 domain-containing protein, with amino-acid sequence MVTTIVIPHSQASEPRVEELASIGDFQEVAGGWLEPFDIPVLGITFWANEAAPRQHERMNGRATALCWYYNVRSDTAGAIVGDVVVAGTVTPDGSAEIPEPVLDGLLNPHEFVVQISPHDDGVWRDTYARFGNVYEAALWCMLFAHSTDPGPGFRFTVHKPTEESHGAWGGGSW; translated from the coding sequence ATGGTCACTACTATCGTCATCCCGCATAGCCAGGCCAGCGAGCCACGCGTCGAGGAGTTGGCCAGCATCGGCGACTTCCAAGAAGTCGCGGGTGGCTGGCTCGAGCCGTTCGACATACCGGTACTCGGCATCACGTTCTGGGCAAACGAGGCGGCACCCCGCCAGCACGAGCGTATGAACGGTCGGGCAACGGCACTGTGCTGGTACTACAACGTCCGAAGCGATACGGCAGGTGCCATCGTCGGCGACGTCGTTGTTGCTGGCACGGTCACCCCTGATGGGAGCGCGGAGATCCCGGAGCCGGTGCTTGACGGACTACTGAACCCACACGAGTTCGTTGTGCAGATCAGCCCGCACGACGACGGAGTCTGGCGTGACACCTATGCTCGCTTCGGCAATGTCTACGAGGCAGCGCTCTGGTGCATGCTATTCGCTCACTCCACCGATCCCGGACCCGGCTTCCGCTTTACCGTTCACAAGCCCACGGAGGAATCGCACGGTGCGTGGGGAGGTGGATCATGGTGA